The DNA sequence AGCCGCAGTATTCTTGACTCGGTTAGCGAAGGCGTGGCTGGACTATTCAATGAGGTAACCGCGTCCGATCGCGTGCGCCTGAATGAGTATCTCGACGCCATCCGTGACATCGAGCGCCGCATCCAACTAGCCGAGGAGCAGGCTTCCCGCACGCTGCCGGAAATGGCCAAGCCGGCCGGAGTTCCGGCGCTCTACTCCGAACACGCCAAGCTCTTGTTTGACCTGAAGCTCATCGCCTTCCAGGGTGATCTGACTCGCGTCTCGACGTTCATGTGGGGCATTGAACTTGGTGAGGGCGACTATCGCGAGATCGGCATCAAGGACGGCCACCACGCCTCTTCGCACCACTCCGGCATCCCCGACTTGATCAGCAACTGCGTGCAGGTGGATCACTTCCACTCGACCATGTTCGCCTACTTCCTCGACAAGATGAAGACCACCCGCGATGGCGATGGCACCATGCTGGATCACTCCGTCATCGTCTACGGCAGCGGCCTGAGCGATGGCATGGCCCACACCCACAACGACATTCCGGTGCTTCTCGCCGGCGGCGGGAACGGCAAACTCAAAGGTGGCCGGCATATTCGCTACGAAGGACTGCCGTTCTCCAACATCCACCAGAACGTGATGGAGATGGTGGGCATTCCCATGGAGGAGAGCTACATCGATCCCAAGTTCAGCGATACCACAGGCAAGCTCGACCTATCTTAGGAAGGCTAATTTAGGATTCGCTGCTTCCTCCTTCCAGATGTTGTTGTCGGGTAGCTGCGGGAATTGACTTGTTTTCCCAAGCGACCATGGTGAAGAGAAATCTCTCGCACATCAACTGGTACAAATCCTCGGCCTGATCAGGAACTCACTGGCTAACATTCAAATGGAGCCGACGCGCCCGACGGCCTGTGCCATCATGGCGCTGTGGCGCGCGGCTCATTTGAAACGCTAGGCGGACGAAGGCGAGGCGATCTTCGATGCGGCAGTTCCTAAAGGACAATCCGTTCGTCGTCGGCGCACTGAGCGGAAGCCTAGCTTCCTATTTGCTCGGACTACTTGTATCCCACCTTCGACGGGAAAAGCGATGGCTCGGCCATTTAATCGAGAGTCGCAACGTCGTGAGAGCGCAAGACTCCCGCGTGTCGATGAAGTTCGAGAATCGAGACATTCGCAGGCTTGATTCACACACCGTTTTGATTCGAAATGTCGGCAACAAAGCTCTTACAAATTTGCCCGTACGACTGATGCGCCTGACGGCTCGAATATCGTAGAGCACGAAGTCGATTCGCCGGACGGTGCGTCATTTCAGATTGCTCAGCCAACATCCAACGAGATCACCGTTATGTGCGATCTGCTAAATCCTGGCGAAGCGGCTGCAGTCGGTGTGACGGTTGCGGACGCTACGGACGAAGGTCTGCGAGTCGTCGCCAGGGCCGAAGGCCTCGTTCTGAAGCGGATTGACTCTCGGTCGACAACCGTGGAGCTGTTGCAGTTGCTATTGGAGTCTTCGTCGGTTTCGCGACTGGTGGTGGACATTGCCGGAATCATGACAACCGGGGGCCGCCTAACACGGCGCTGAAGCCGATGCCGCGCGACGTTGTTTTTGTGAGGTCGCGTGGCGCGGCTTAGCGCCAACGTTAAGCAGATCGCACCTTCCTGGTCGTTAGCTTTTACGCTTTATAGGACTAATCCGGATGCAGTACACAGCAAAATGGGATAATCAATGCCGAGGTAGCGCTTGAAGAATTTGCTCATTCGGGGAAGCAGGTGCTCCAACCAGTTGCTCACCAACCTGTAGCAAAACTGTAGCAGAACCCCCTCAATTGGGCCCATTGGGGTTAGCTTTGAGCGAAAAGCAGATTCCCCAAGTTGTTAGAAACAAAGAAAACCGAGACTAGCGGAGGGAGCCTTTGGAAGCGATTACCGCGCTTGTAAGGCAGGAGGACGCCTCCATTGCCGCTGACCCGCCCGAGATTTTGTACCAATCCTTGTGAGAGAGTTTACATCACAACCTGAGGCCGAGAAACTGGGTTTTTGACAGGGCTATAGGCCCCCGGCGCCGGGGGCCTATAGCCGAGCGCCGAGTGCGGCCTGCGGGTGTTGTACT is a window from the Acidobacteriota bacterium genome containing:
- a CDS encoding DUF1552 domain-containing protein, which produces MMIFKKAIPRRTFLRGAGAAIALPVLDSMVPAFASALDVEQQPATRMIYFYGANGRIMKKWIPTEVGADYKLSPTLEPLAAFRNDFLVLSGLNMRSADPVGNEPGGNHARPCASYLTGVHPKPNQTLGVSVDQLAAKQLSKFTQLGSLEMTMESGDVLGKADGAYSDAYTKTISWRSATQPLPMEFNPRKIFERLLGSSDSTDKAERLRQARDSRSILDSVSEGVAGLFNEVTASDRVRLNEYLDAIRDIERRIQLAEEQASRTLPEMAKPAGVPALYSEHAKLLFDLKLIAFQGDLTRVSTFMWGIELGEGDYREIGIKDGHHASSHHSGIPDLISNCVQVDHFHSTMFAYFLDKMKTTRDGDGTMLDHSVIVYGSGLSDGMAHTHNDIPVLLAGGGNGKLKGGRHIRYEGLPFSNIHQNVMEMVGIPMEESYIDPKFSDTTGKLDLS